The following proteins are encoded in a genomic region of Capra hircus breed San Clemente chromosome 16, ASM170441v1, whole genome shotgun sequence:
- the CTRC gene encoding chymotrypsin-C: MLGITVFTTLLAYASSCGVPIFQPNLSARVVGGEDAIPHSWPWQISLQYLRDDTWRHTCGGTLISPSHVLTAAHCISNTLTYRVALGKNNLEVEDEAGSLYVGVDTIFVHEKWNSFLVRNDIALIKLAETVELSDTIQVACLPEAGSLLPQDYPCYVTGWGRLYTNGPIAAELQQGLQPVVDYATCSQRDWWGTTVKETMVCAGGDGVISACNGDSGGPLNCQAENGNWDVRGIVSFGSGLGCNTLKKPTVFTRVSAYIDWINEKLQL, from the exons ATGTTGGGCATCACGGTCTTCACCACACTCCTGGCCTACG CCTCCAGCTGCGGGGTCCCCATCTTCCAGCCCAACCTATCAGCCCGCGTGGTGGGAGGAGAGGACGCCATTCCCCACAGCTGGCCCTGGCAG ATCTCCCTCCAGTACCTCAGGGATGACACGTGGAGGCACACCTGTGGTGGCACCCTGATCAGCCCCAGCCACGTGCTCACAGCTGCCCACTGCATCAG CAACACCCTGACCTACCGCGTGGCCCTGGGGAAGAACAACCTGGAGGTGGAGGACGAGGCAGGCTCCCTCTATGTGGGTGTGGACACCATCTTTGTCCACGAAAAGTGGAACTCCTTTCTAGTTCG CAATGACATTGCCCTTATCAAGCTGGCAGAGACCGTGGAACTGAGTGACACAATCCAGGTGGCCTGCCTGCCAGAGGCGGGCTCCTTGCTGCCTCAGGACTACCCCTGCTACGTCACTGGCTGGGGCCGTCTCTACA CCAACGGCCCCATTGCCGCCGAGCTGCAGCAGGGCCTGCAGCCTGTGGTGGATTATGCCACATGCTCCCAGAGAGACTGGTGGGGCACCACGGTGAAGGAAACCATGGTCTGTGCCGGGGGCGATGGAGTCATCTCAGCCTGCAAC GGGGACTCGGGCGGCCCCCTGAACTGCCAAGCCGAGAACGGCAACTGGGACGTGCGAGGCATCGTCAGCTTCGGCTCCGGGCTGGGCTGCAACACCCTCAAAAAGCCAACGGTCTTCACCCGTGTGTCTGCCTACATCGACTGGATCAACGAG